A single Argentina anserina chromosome 7, drPotAnse1.1, whole genome shotgun sequence DNA region contains:
- the LOC126801999 gene encoding 40S ribosomal protein S25, whose protein sequence is MAPKKEKAPPPSSKPAKSGGGKQKKKKWSKGKQKEKVNNMVLFDQATYDKLLSEAPKFKLITPSILSDRLRINGSLARRAIRDLMARGSIRMVSAHASQQIYTRATNT, encoded by the exons ATG GCACCGAAGAAGGAGAAGGCGCCGCCGCCGTCGTCGAAGCCGGCCAAGTCCGGCGGAGGaaagcagaagaagaagaagtggaGCAAAGGCAAGCAGAAGGAGAAGGTCAACAACATGGTGCTTTTCGACCAGGCTACTTATGACAAGCTGCTCTCTGAGGCTCCCAAGTTCAAGCTCATCACGCCGTCTATTCTCTCCGATCGGCTCAGGATCAACGGCTCTCTGGCCAGGAGGGCAATCAGGGACTTGATGGCCAGGGGATCCATCAGGATGGTCTCGGCTCACGCCAGCCAGCAGATTTACACCAGGGCCACCAACACCTAG
- the LOC126801987 gene encoding protein TIC 40, chloroplastic, giving the protein MMSLSLPHSLPRAPPPPRLTLFRRSSLNLRASLNSQPSRRTFSVRLPAAANQPVTTKLQMEHFASISSSNSRETSSVGVNPPYSVPPPPSNIGSPLFWIGVGVAFSAVFSWAAGKLKQYAMQQALKTMMGQMNTQNDQFSSAAFSPGSPFPFPAAPASPSASGFSAPSQSSSYTDVSATNVDKSPPPPPASSSIASAPVTDVKDEEEPKKQNQFAFVDVNPEETAQKSPFESSLNDTATGSSKEIKNNVDGSQNGAAFKQEMDASSGSQTTGKADSAPSVEALEKMLQDPIVQKMVYPHLPEEMRNPATFKWMLENPQYRQQLEDMLRSMSGNSEWDNRMIDSLKNFDLSSPEVKQQFDQIGLTPEEAISKIMANPDVAMAFQNPRVQAAIMDCSQDPNSIMKYQHDKEVMDVFNKISELFPGVSGPP; this is encoded by the exons ATGATgtcactctctctccctcactctcTCCCTCGCGCTCCTCCGCCACCACGCCTCACTCTTTTCCGACGCTCCTCCCTCAATCTCAGAGCCTCCCTCAATTCCCAACCTTCCCGCCGCACCTTTAGTGTTCGACTCCCTGCCGCCGCAAATCAACCAG TTACGACAAAGTTACAAATGGAACATTTTGCAAGCATTTCTTCCTCAAACAGTCGAGAGACATCTTCGGTTGGTGTCAACCCACCATATTCAGTACCTCCCCCGCCCTCCAATAT AGGATCACCTCTATTTTGGATTGGTGTTGGGGTTGCGTTTTCTGCAGTATTTTCATGG GCGGCTGGAAAGCTAAAG CAATATGCAATGCAACAAGCTCTTAAGACTATGATGGGCCAGATGAATACACAAAATGACCAGTTTAGCAGTGCTGCATTTTCTCCGGGATCACCCTTTCCATttccagcagctccagcatcGCCTTCTGCCTCAGGATTTTCAGCACCATCTCAATCTTCTTCTTACACTGACGTATCTGCAACCAATGTAGAtaaatcaccaccaccaccaccagcaTCATCATCCATTGCTTCCGCACCTGTTACTGATGtcaaagatgaagaagaaccaaagaaacaaaaccaatttG CTTTTGTAGATGTTAATCCAGAAGAAACTGCGCAAAAAAGTCCTTTTGAGAGTAGCTTAAATGATACCGCAACAGGTTCATCCAAGGAAATCAAGAATAACGTTGAT GGTTCTCAAAATGGAGCTGCTTTTAAGCAGGAAATGGATGCTTCCTCAGGGTCTCAAACGACTG GAAAAGCAGATTCTGCTCCGTCAGTGGAAGCATTGGAGAAAATGTTGCAAGATCCGATTGTACAGAAGATGGTTTACCC CCATTTACCTGAGGAGATGAGGAATCCCGCTACTTTTAAAT GGATGCTAGAAAATCCACAATATCGCCAACAGCTAGAAGACATGTT ACGTAGTATGAGTGGAAACAGTGAATGGGACAACAGAATGATTGATTCTTTGAAAAACTTTGATCTTAGCAGTCCAGAGGTCAAGCAGCAGTTTG ATCAGATTGGGCTTACACCTGAGGAAGCTATTTCAAAAATAATGGCCAATCCTGATGTTGCTATGGCATTTCAAAATCCAAGAGTTCAAGCCGCCATAATGGAT TGTTCGCAGGATCCGAATAGTATTATGAAATATCAACATGATAAGGAG GTGATGGATGTCTTCAATAAAATATCAGAACTTTTCCCCGGAGTGTCTGGTCCACCTTGA
- the LOC126801985 gene encoding pentatricopeptide repeat-containing protein At3g03580, producing MVSRLYGLTKQALFSLLSKSLSSTKTLTQLHKLHSLVTTLGLHHSLFFSGQLISKYSQLRLPISCLSLFRHFHPKHTPFLWNSVIRALTRNALHSQALRHYNAMLRSNVRPDAHTFPSVINACAALGDVQTGSVVRRRVSEEGFESDVYVCNALIDMYSRFGEVGDARKVFDEMPVRDIVSWNSLVSGYSSNGYWEEALEMFRGLRMEGLVPDCFTIRGVLPACGGLVDVKEGRLVHGLVEKIGVNADVLVSNGILAMYFKFGWWREAQVFFEGMVVRDCVSWNTVVCGYSQLGLHDEAISLFREMIKEFTPDLLTITSVLRACSHLRDLGLAEYVHGYMKRGGFEFDTIANNIAIDMYAKCGSLSASREVFDSMECRDSVSWNSMISGYFLNGCFDEGLNLFKMMRTNMKPDSVSCVLILSVYTQLGQVDQGKLIHCDIVKLGFDSDIIVNNVLVDLYAKCGNIQDTLEVFDSMTARDVVTWNIIISACIRNEDCSLGLRMVLRMKNEGVMPDVATMLGILPLCSLLAAKRKGRETHGCIFRLGFHLEVPVGNALIEMYSSCGSLETSIRVFQQMCIKDVVTWTSLISAYGTYGEGEKALRGFEEMEATGVLPDHLAFLVIIYACSHSGLVEEGLSYFDRMKKQHKLEPRMEHYACVVDLLSRSGLLAQAEDFIHSMPIKADASIWGSLLSACRESGEEMIAERVSKKIVELNSYDTGYHVLVSNVFAAVGKWDKVRMMRKYMKAKGLTKDPGFSWMEF from the coding sequence ATGGTAAGCAGGTTGTATGGTCTTACCAAACAAGCTCTGTTTTCCCTCTTGTCCAAATCCCTATCTTCCACCAAAACCCTAACACAACTCCACAAGCTCCACTCCCTCGTCACCACTCTGGGCCTACACCActccctcttcttctccgGCCAACTCATCTCCAAGTACTCCCAACTCCGCCTCCCCATTTCTTGCCTATCACTCTTCCGCCACTTCCACCCCAAACACACCCCTTTCCTCTGGAACTCCGTCATCCGAGCCCTCACCCGCAACGCCCTCCACTCCCAAGCTCTCCGCCATTACAATGCCATGCTTCGATCTAACGTCCGGCCCGACGCCCACACGTTCCCTTCCGTCATCAACGCCTGCGCCGCGCTGGGTGACGTGCAAACGGGCTCGGTCGTCCGCCGCCGCGTTTCGGAGGAAGGGTTTGAGTCGGATGTGTACGTGTGTAATGCTTTGATCGACATGTACTCGAGATTTGGTGAGGTCGGTGATGCGCGGaaggtgtttgatgaaatgccGGTGAGAGATATCGTGTCGTGGAATAGTTTGGTTTCGGGGTATAGTTCGAATGGGTATTGGGAGGAGGCGTTGGAGATGTTTCGGGGATTGAGAATGGAGGGATTGGTGCCGGATTGTTTTACGATAAGGGGTGTGCTGCCGGCGTGTGGAGGCTTGGTTGATGTGAAGGAGGGTCGGTTGGTTCATGGTTTGGTTGAGAAGATTGGGGTGAATGCGGATGTTTTAGTAAGTAATGGGATTCTTGCAATGTACTTTAAGTTTGGTTGGTGGAGAGAGGCTCAGGTTTTTTTCGAGGGGATGGTAGTTAGGGACTGTGTTAGTTGGAACACTGTGGTTTGTGGGTACTCACAGTTGGGGTTACATGATGAGGCGATCAGCTTGTTCAGGGAAATGATAAAGGAGTTCACGCCTGATTTGCTGACAATCACATCCGTGCTTCGTGCTTGTTCACATTTACGGGACTTGGGACTAGCGGAATATGTTCATGGCTACATGAAAAGAGgtggatttgaatttgatacaATTGCAAATAATATAGCTATTGACATGTATGCAAAATGTGGAAGTCTGTCAGCTTCACGGGAAGTATTTGACTCTATGGAATGCAGAGATTCAGTGTCATGGAATTCTATGATCAGTGGTTATTTTCTTAATGGTTGTTTTGATGAAGGGTTGAATCTTTTCAAGATGATGCGAACTAACATGAAACCTGATTCTGTGAGTTGCGTGTTGATCCTGTCTGTGTATACTCAACTCGGACAGGTGGACCAGGGGAAATTGATCCACTGTGATATAGTAAAACTGGGATTTGATTCAGATATTATTGTCAACAATGTTCTAGTCGATTTGTATGCTAAATGTGGAAATATACAAGATACACTGGAAGTATTTGACAGCATGACAGCTCGTGATGTTGTAACATGGAATATCATAATTTCTGCTTGCATTCGTAATGAAGACTGTAGTTTAGGTTTAAGAATGGTTCTTAGAATGAAAAACGAAGGAGTGATGCCTGATGTGGCCACAATGTTAGGCATTTTACCACTGTGTTCCTTACTTGCCGCCAAGCGAAAAGGACGAGAGACCCATGGCTGCATTTTCAGGTTAGGTTTTCATTTAGAGGTCCCGGTTGGTAATGCATTAATAGAAATGTACTCTAGTTGTGGTAGCTTGGAAACATCCATACGGGTATTCCAGCAAATGTGTATAAAGGATGTGGTGACATGGACTTCGTTGATCTCTGCATATGGCACATATGGCGAAGGTGAGAAAGCATTGAGAGGTTTTGAAGAAATGGAAGCCACCGGTGTTCTTCCTGATCATCTAGCTTTTCTGGTCATCATCTATGCTTGTAGCCATTCAGGTTTGGTAGAAGAGGGTCTATCTTACTTCGATCGGATGAAGAAACAGCACAAACTTGAGCCTCGAATGGAACACTATGCGTGTGTTGTTGACCTCCTATCCCGCTCTGGGCTATTAGCTCAAGCCGAGGACTTTATTCATTCAATGCCAATCAAGGCGGATGCTAGTATCTGGGGATCTTTACTTAGTGCTTGCCGAGAAAGCGGTGAAGAAATGATAGCTGAACGTGTCTCAAAGAAGATAGTTGAATTAAATTCTTATGACACGGGGTATCATGTTTTGGTGTCGAATGTATTTGCAGCTGTAGGAAAGTGGGATAAAGTGAGAATGATGAGAAAATACATGAAAGCTAAAGGGCTCACAAAAGATCCTGGATTTAGCTGGATGGAGTTTTAA
- the LOC126801984 gene encoding protein NRT1/ PTR FAMILY 8.2-like, with product MAEDYVYLQGGRVGAPDAEDDSYTKDGTLDYRGNPANKTVTGTWKACPFILGNEFCERLAFYGLSANLVLYFKNNLHQSSAAAAKSISNWTGTCYLTPLIGAFLADAYLGRYKTIASFTIIYVIGMALLTMTTSVPGLKPTCVSKDDCYATAGQSAACFVALYLVALATGGIKPCVSAYGADQFDEDDEVEKKHKSSFFNWFYFVINIGALIASSLLVWIQTNKGWEWGFGIPAVSMAFAVVSFFSGTKLYRNQKPGGSPITRIVQVVVASVRKYRVKVPADESLFYETANAESAIKGSRKLEHTNEFRFFDKAFVELPTDNTKGFKDPWRLCSVTQVEELKSIIKLLPIWATGIVFAAVFSQMSNFFVLQGSHMDLHVGSSSFEIPAASLSVFDTLSVILWIPIYDRLIVPFTRKYTGHKNGITSLQRMGIGLFISIFSMICAAILEHIRLQMVREHSYYDLDHMPMSVFWQVPQYFLIGAAEVFTVIGQVDFFYDQAPDAMRSLSLSLALSTVALGNYFNSLLVTIVANVTTKNNKPGWLPDNLNYGNLDNFFCFLAVLSALNLGTFMLISKWYTYKKTLGTLR from the exons ATGGCAGAAGATTATGTATACTTACAAGGTGGGAGAGTTGGAGCACCCGATGCAGAAGATGATTCATACACCAAAGATGGGACATTGGATTACAGAGGAAACCCAGCTAACAAAACTGTCACAGGAACCTGGAAGGCATgcccttttatattag GGAATGAATTTTGTGAAAGATTAGCATTCTATGGGCTGAGTGCAAATTTGGTGCTTTATTTCAAGAATAATCTTCACCAGAGCAGTGCTGCTGCAGCTAAAAGTATCTCAAATTGGACTGGAACCTGCTACCTCACCCCTTTGATTGGTGCATTTCTGGCTGATGCCTATTTGGGAAGATACAAGACCATTGCTTCTTTCACAATCATCTATGTCATT GGGATGGCTCTCTTGACAATGACAACCTCAGTCCCAGGCCTGAAACCTACCTGTGTTTCAAAAGATGATTGCTATGCAACTGCCGGACAATCAGCAGCCTGCTTCGTGGCACTTTACCTAGTAGCTTTGGCAACTGGTGGGATTAAGCCTTGTGTTTCAGCTTATGGTGCAGACCAgtttgatgaggatgatgaggtTGAAAAGAAGCACAAGAGTTCTTTCTTCAACTGGTTCTACTTTGTCATCAACATAGGTGCTTTGATTGCTAGTTCATTGCTGGTCTGGATACAAACCAACAAGGGTTGGGAATGGGGTTTCGGCATACCAGCAGTATCCATGGCATTTGCTGTAGTGAGTTTCTTCTCTGGTACTAAGTTATACAGGAACCAGAAGCCAGGAGGTAGCCCGATAACTCGAATAGTTCAGGTGGTGGTGGCATCTGTGAGAAAATACAGGGTCAAAGTACCTGCAGACGAGTCTCTTTTCTATGAGACTGCAAATGCAGAGTCTGCTATCAAAGGAAGCCGTAAACTTGAACACACAAATGAGTTTAG GTTCTTTGACAAAGCATTTGTTGAGCTACCAACAGACAATACAAAGGGCTTCAAAGACCCATGGAGACTTTGTTCAGTCACGCAAGTAGAAGAGCTAAAATCAATCATAAAATTGCTTCCCATATGGGCCACTGGTATTGTCTTTGCTGCAGTCTTCAGTCAGATGAGCAACTTCTTTGTGTTGCAAGGCAGCCATATGGATCTTCATGTTGGCTCCTCTAGCTTTGAAATTCCAGCAGCCTCCCTCTCTGTATTTGACACCCTTAGTGTCATTCTTTGGATTCCAATCTACGATCGACTCATTGTCCCGTTTACTAGGAAATACACAGGTCACAAGAATGGCATAACCTCACTTCAAAGGATGGGCATTGGTCTcttcatttccattttttccaTGATATGTGCTGCAATTCTAGAACATATCAGACTCCAAATGGTGCGAGAGCACAGCTATTATGACCTTGACCATATGCCCATGTCAGTTTTTTGGCAAGTGCCTCAGTACTTCCTAATAGGTGCTGCAGAAGTCTTCACAGTCATTGGACAGGTCGACTTCTTCTATGATCAAGCACCCGACGCCATGAGAAGCTTGAGTTTGTCTCTCGCACTCTCTACTGTCGCGTTAGGAAACTACTTCAATTCACTGCTCGTCACCATTGTTGCCAACGTGACTACAAAGAACAATAAGCCGGGATGGCTACCGGACAATTTGAACTATGGTAACCTCGATaatttcttctgttttttgGCAGTGCTGAGTGCTCTGAACCTTGGAACTTTTATGTTAATTTCCAAGTGGTACACATATAAGAAGACTCTGGGAACTCTGCGTTGA
- the LOC126803518 gene encoding aspartic proteinase CDR1-like, protein MAALAITAFALFLLCVSDFSPVSAKGGFTIDLIHRDSPRSPFYNPSETPSQRLKNSFRRSFGRLSHFNPTASSFGPNQAESTIINNQGEYLMELSIGTPPVSIKAIADTGSDLIWTQCKPCVNCFTQADPIFDPSQSSTYKTIPCSSDQCTALQGTCPAAGSGSSSACQYVVNYGDRSHTKGDMAVDTLTLASTTGRDVPFPNIIIGCGHDNAGTFDKHGSGIVGLGGGDQSLITQFGNSIEGKFSYCLVPFASAGEQTSKLNFGDNAVFSGTGVVTTSIVQDQSQKTFFFLTLEAISVGDTKISFSSSSSSAASGNGNIIIDSGTTLTLLEQSFYSNLEGAVDKVVGGERVTIPEVPMPLCYKVSQSGDLNVPNITVHFSGADVVLEPKNTFVKVSDEATCFAFAPSESLSIYGNLAQAGFLVGYDVNQKTVSFKPTGDCTKV, encoded by the coding sequence ATGGCAGCACTAGCAATAACAGCGTTTGCTCTCTTCCTTCTTTGTGtctctgatttttctccggtCTCCGCTAAAGGGGGATTCACCATTGACCTAATTCACCGTGACTCACCTCGCTCTCCATTCTATAACCCTTCAGAAACTCCATCTCAACGCTTGAAGAATTCCTTTCGCCGTTCCTTCGGCCGCCTCAGTCATTTCAACCCAACAGCTTCCTCTTTTGGACCTAACCAGGCCGAGTCCACTATAATCAACAACCAAGGTGAGTACCTCATGGAGTTGTCTATCGGAACACCGCCGGTTTCAATCAAGGCCATCGCCGACACTGGCAGTGACCTCATCTGGACACAATGCAAGCCTTGTGTTAACTGTTTCACGCAAGCCGATCCTATTTTCGATCCCTCACAATCTTCTACTTACAAAACCATTCCCTGCTCATCAGACCAATGCACGGCGCTACAGGGGACGTGCCCCGCCGCGGGGAGTGGTTCGAGTTCAGCTTGCCAGTACGTAGTGAACTATGGTGATCGGTCACACACAAAAGGAGACATGGCAGTGGATACTCTAACCCTGGCTTCCACTACCGGCAGAGACGTTCCGTTCCCGAACATCATTATCGGCTGTGGCCACGACAATGCTGGAACCTTTGATAAACACGGTTCTGGCATAGTAGGACTTGGAGGGGGTGACCAGTCACTCATTACCCAATTTGGTAATTCAATCGAAGGAAAATTTTCGTATTGCTTGGTCCCTTTTGCCTCGGCAGGTGAACAAACAAGCAAGTTGAACTTTGGTGACAATGCTGTGTTTTCCGGCACTGGCgttgtgaccacatccatcgTCCAAGATCAATCCCAGaaaaccttcttcttcttgacctTGGAGGCTATTAGCGTCGGCGACACGAAGATTTCcttctcatcatcatcatcatctgcaGCCTCTGGTAACGGCAACATTATAATCGACTCCGGTACCACGCTAACCTTACTGGAGCAGTCTTTCTACTCAAACTTAGAAGGAGCAGTCGACAAAGTTGTTGGCGGGGAACGCGTGACTATCCCGGAGGTTCCAATGCCTCTTTGCTATAAGGTGAGTCAATCTGGGGATTTGAATGTGCCAAATATTACTGTGCATTTCAGTGGCGCAGATGTGGTGTTGGAGCCAAAGAACACCTTTGTAAAGGTGAGCGACGAGGCTACGTGCTTTGCCTTTGCTCCGTCGGAGAGTCTTTCGATCTATGGGAACCTAGCGCAGGCGGGTTTCTTGGTGGGATATGACGTTAATCAGAAGACCGTGTCTTTCAAGCCAACTGGTGATTGCACCAAGGTCTAA